One region of Oryza glaberrima chromosome 7, OglaRS2, whole genome shotgun sequence genomic DNA includes:
- the LOC127779000 gene encoding dirigent protein 1-like produces MARSAKLLLLLAVIYILAAAFVVPASAARRRAVRLQLYMHDIAGVTAVQVVKGTGPLHPSMPPGNRHFGDTTVMDDLLTEGPSLESSPVGRAQGSYVLAGLVDPVVVVTATFKLTHGPYNGSTLVIAGRDEVLAEVRELAVVGGTGKLRRASGHVLWRTLEVLEGAHYVLELDVCASLPATAAASAFATN; encoded by the coding sequence ATGGCCAGGTCTGccaagctcctcctcctcctcgctgtcATATatatcctcgccgccgcgttcgtGGTGCCGGcctccgcggcgcggcggagggcggtGCGGCTGCAGTTGTACATGCACGACATCGCCGGGGTGACGGCCGTGCAGGTGGTGAAGGGCACGGGGCCTCTGCACCCGTCCATGCCGCCGGGAAACAGGCACTTCGGCGACACGACGGTGATGGACGACCTCCTCACCGAGGGCCCCAGCCTCGAGTCCAGCCCCGTCGGCCGCGCCCAGGGCTCCTACgtcctcgccggcctcgtcgaCCCCGTCGTCGTGGTCACCGCCACCTTCAAGCTCACCCACGGGCCCTACAACGGGAGCACCCTCGTCATCGCCGGCCGCGACGAGgtccttgcggaggtgagggAACTGGCGGTGGTCGGCGGGACGGGGAAGCTCCGGCGAGCGTCCGGGCACGTGCTGTGGAGGACGCTGGAGGTGTTGGAGGGGGCGCACTATGTGCTGGAGCTGGACGTGTGCGCCTCACTGCccgctactgctgctgcatctgctttTGCTACCAATTAA